The following proteins come from a genomic window of Streptomyces sp. GS7:
- a CDS encoding VOC family protein, with amino-acid sequence MPDATTPYAPGTPCWVDLAAPDQQAAIDFYAGVLGWTGEIGPAETGGYAVCLLNGKPVAGIMAAVPMGDQPAPPTVWTTYLSSADADATARSVESAGGAVLTPVMDVMTLGRMCIAADPTGAVFGVWQPVDFPGAGVVNESGALIWNELNTSDRSAASAFYQAALGIETAEMEGAPHYYSLNVNGRPVGGMQPMPEHLPADTPSHWLTYFAVADADAAVAKVTAAGGSAIMEPFDMIAGRMAVVADPQGAVFAVIHPKPMAQG; translated from the coding sequence ATGCCCGACGCCACCACTCCCTACGCTCCCGGGACACCCTGCTGGGTCGACCTCGCGGCCCCGGACCAGCAGGCCGCCATCGACTTCTACGCCGGTGTCCTCGGCTGGACCGGCGAGATCGGCCCGGCGGAGACCGGCGGTTATGCCGTGTGCCTGCTGAACGGGAAACCGGTCGCCGGCATCATGGCCGCGGTCCCCATGGGCGACCAGCCCGCGCCGCCGACCGTCTGGACCACGTATCTGTCCTCCGCCGACGCGGACGCCACCGCGCGGTCGGTGGAGTCCGCCGGCGGCGCCGTGCTGACGCCCGTCATGGACGTGATGACCCTCGGCCGGATGTGCATCGCCGCCGACCCCACCGGCGCGGTCTTCGGCGTCTGGCAGCCGGTCGACTTCCCCGGCGCCGGCGTGGTCAACGAGAGCGGCGCGCTGATCTGGAACGAGCTCAACACCAGCGACCGCTCCGCCGCCTCCGCCTTCTACCAGGCCGCCCTCGGCATCGAGACCGCCGAGATGGAAGGCGCCCCGCACTACTACTCACTGAACGTGAACGGGCGCCCCGTGGGCGGTATGCAGCCGATGCCGGAGCATCTGCCCGCCGACACCCCGTCGCACTGGCTGACGTACTTCGCGGTGGCGGACGCCGACGCGGCGGTCGCCAAGGTGACCGCGGCCGGCGGCAGCGCGATCATGGAGCCCTTCGACATGATCGCCGGCCGGATGGCCGTCGTGGCCGACCCGCAGGGCGCGGTCTTCGCCGTGATCCACCCGAAGCCGATGGCACAGGGCTGA
- a CDS encoding class I SAM-dependent methyltransferase — translation MSSHDRPVPGHPQDGVAIDWARLGPLLERGAALQTPLYEQAAGWLRDLLVPDVASGTGAGQDTVGRILDVGSGPGVVSCLLAGAFPAAEVCAVDANEALLERARDRAARLGLGDRIHTHLAEVPYGLDALGGADVIWSSRALHHVGDQRGAVAALAGHLRPGGLLAVSEGGLAPRFLPRDIGIGRPGLLSRLDAAAEDWFTEMRAALPGTAGAIEDWPAFLADAGLRTPRTRSFLLDLPAPLSADARHYIQANLTRAMELYGDQLDPDDLSTLARLADPYDPAGITRRPDAFLLAAQTVHTARAH, via the coding sequence ATGAGCAGTCACGACCGCCCCGTACCCGGGCACCCGCAGGACGGCGTCGCCATCGACTGGGCGCGGCTCGGCCCGCTCCTCGAACGGGGCGCCGCCCTCCAGACCCCGCTGTACGAGCAGGCGGCGGGGTGGCTGCGGGACCTGCTGGTCCCTGATGTCGCGTCAGGCACCGGTGCCGGGCAGGACACCGTCGGCCGGATCCTGGACGTCGGCAGCGGACCGGGCGTCGTCAGCTGCCTCCTGGCCGGCGCCTTCCCGGCCGCCGAAGTGTGCGCGGTGGACGCGAACGAGGCACTCCTGGAGCGTGCCCGGGACCGCGCCGCACGCCTCGGCCTCGGCGACCGGATCCACACCCACCTCGCCGAAGTCCCGTACGGCCTGGACGCACTCGGCGGCGCCGACGTCATCTGGTCGAGCCGGGCGCTGCACCACGTCGGCGACCAGCGCGGCGCGGTCGCCGCCCTCGCCGGCCACCTGCGGCCCGGTGGGCTGCTCGCCGTCTCCGAGGGCGGCCTGGCGCCGCGCTTCCTGCCGCGCGACATCGGCATCGGCCGGCCCGGACTCCTGTCGCGCCTGGACGCGGCGGCCGAGGACTGGTTCACCGAGATGCGCGCGGCGCTCCCCGGCACCGCCGGCGCCATCGAGGACTGGCCCGCCTTCCTGGCCGACGCCGGCCTGCGCACCCCCCGGACCCGAAGCTTCCTGCTGGACCTGCCGGCACCCCTCTCCGCCGACGCCCGCCACTACATCCAGGCCAATCTCACCCGCGCCATGGAGCTCTACGGCGACCAGCTGGATCCGGACGACCTGAGCACCCTCGCCCGTCTCGCGGACCCCTACGACCCCGCCGGCATCACCCGCCGCCCGGACGCCTTCCTGCTCGCCGCGCAGACGGTGCACACGGCGCGCGCACACTGA
- a CDS encoding AMP-dependent synthetase/ligase: MREFTVPPLATAPRVGGLADSVYDNAASDPDRTALARKDAAGQWEIVTAAQFRDEVMALAKGLLAQGVRFGDRVGIMSRTRYEWTLFDYALWSVGAQSVPLYPTSSAEQVFWMLHNADVSAALVEHEDHAMTVGSVIDRLPQLRKLWQLDRDPVAELTAAGAHIDDEVVHRHRMAVTPEATATIIYTSGTTGRPKGCVITHANFMAEADNIVLRYDKVFRSKPGDEAATLLFLPLAHVFGRMVQVAAIRGRVKLGHQPELAARALIPDLQTFRPTFILAVPYIFEKVFAAARRRAEADGKVGPFDKAVDIAVRYAAAMEHKAFGTGSGPGASLRMQHQIFDKLVYGKVREAMGGRVRHAMSGGSAMERRLGLFFAGAGVRIFEGYGLTESTAAATANPPERTRFGTVGTPVPGTTVHIAEDGEIWLYGGQIFQGYHNNPKATDAVLHDGWFSTGDLGALDEDGYLTITGRKKEILVTSGGKSVSPVSLEERVRAHPLVAQCIVVGNDRPFIAALVTLDPEAVAHWLAMRGKPEMPASDLVRDPDLETEIRRAVVAANTSVSQAESIRTFRILANQFTEEHGLLTPSLKLKRKAIETAYSVEVDALYRG, translated from the coding sequence TTGCGCGAGTTCACCGTCCCGCCTTTGGCGACCGCGCCCCGGGTCGGCGGGCTGGCCGACTCCGTCTACGACAATGCCGCATCCGACCCCGACCGGACCGCTCTGGCGCGTAAGGACGCCGCGGGGCAGTGGGAGATCGTCACCGCCGCACAGTTCCGGGACGAGGTCATGGCACTGGCCAAGGGCCTGCTCGCGCAGGGCGTCCGGTTCGGCGACCGGGTCGGCATCATGTCCCGTACGCGCTACGAGTGGACGCTCTTCGACTACGCGCTGTGGTCCGTCGGCGCCCAGTCCGTGCCGCTGTACCCGACGTCGTCGGCCGAGCAGGTCTTCTGGATGCTGCACAACGCCGACGTCTCGGCCGCGCTCGTCGAGCACGAGGACCACGCGATGACCGTCGGCTCGGTCATCGACCGACTCCCCCAACTGCGCAAGCTCTGGCAGCTGGACCGCGATCCGGTGGCCGAACTGACCGCGGCCGGTGCGCACATCGACGACGAGGTGGTGCACCGCCACCGGATGGCCGTCACCCCGGAAGCCACCGCGACGATCATCTACACCTCCGGCACCACCGGCCGCCCCAAGGGCTGCGTCATCACGCACGCCAACTTCATGGCCGAGGCCGACAACATCGTGCTGCGCTACGACAAGGTCTTCCGCTCGAAGCCCGGCGACGAGGCCGCGACCCTGCTCTTCCTGCCGCTGGCGCACGTCTTCGGGCGGATGGTGCAGGTCGCCGCGATCCGCGGCCGGGTCAAGCTGGGCCACCAGCCCGAACTCGCCGCCCGCGCCCTGATCCCGGACCTCCAGACGTTCCGCCCCACCTTCATCCTGGCCGTGCCGTACATCTTCGAGAAGGTCTTCGCCGCGGCCCGGCGGCGGGCGGAGGCGGACGGCAAGGTCGGCCCGTTCGACAAGGCCGTCGACATCGCGGTGCGCTACGCGGCGGCGATGGAGCACAAGGCGTTCGGCACCGGCTCCGGTCCGGGCGCCTCGCTGCGGATGCAGCACCAGATCTTCGACAAGCTGGTCTACGGCAAGGTCCGCGAGGCGATGGGCGGCCGGGTGCGGCACGCGATGTCCGGTGGTTCGGCCATGGAGCGGCGGCTGGGGCTGTTCTTCGCCGGCGCCGGCGTACGGATCTTCGAGGGCTACGGCCTGACGGAGAGCACCGCCGCCGCCACCGCGAACCCGCCGGAGCGGACCCGCTTCGGCACCGTCGGCACGCCCGTCCCCGGCACCACCGTCCATATCGCCGAGGACGGCGAGATCTGGCTCTACGGAGGCCAGATCTTCCAGGGCTACCACAACAACCCCAAGGCGACCGACGCCGTGCTGCACGACGGCTGGTTCTCCACCGGCGACCTCGGCGCCCTGGACGAGGACGGCTATCTGACGATCACCGGCCGCAAGAAGGAAATCCTCGTCACCTCGGGCGGCAAGTCGGTCTCGCCGGTGTCCCTGGAGGAGCGCGTACGGGCGCATCCGCTGGTCGCCCAGTGCATCGTCGTCGGAAACGACCGGCCGTTCATCGCCGCGCTGGTGACGCTGGACCCCGAGGCGGTCGCGCACTGGCTGGCCATGCGCGGCAAGCCGGAGATGCCGGCGAGCGACCTGGTGCGCGACCCGGATCTGGAGACCGAGATCCGGCGCGCCGTCGTCGCCGCGAACACCTCGGTCTCCCAGGCCGAGTCGATCCGCACGTTCCGGATACTGGCCAACCAGTTCACCGAGGAGCACGGCCTGCTGACGCCGTCCCTCAAGCTCAAGCGCAAGGCCATCGAGACGGCCTACTCGGTGGAGGTCGACGCGCTGTACCGGGGGTGA
- a CDS encoding bile acid:sodium symporter family protein — protein MRRPVFRLPSRLPVDGYILALLGTVALAALLPARGPAATVADGASTGAVALLFFLYGARLSTREAMDGLRHWRLHLTTLACTFVVFPVLGLAARGLVPYVLPPNLYTGLLFLCLVPSTVQSSIAFTSIARGNVAAAICAGSFSSIVGIVVTPLLAALVLHGNGGGFSAHSLVSIVCQLLLPFLAGQLLRRWMAGFLVRRKKVLGFVDRGSILLVVYAAFSAGMVQGIWHQVSPLRLLCLLGVEAVLLAAMLTVTSYGSKRLGFPRADRIAITFAGSKKSLAAGLPMASVLFGAQAGLAVLPLMLFHQMQLMVCAVLAKRYAARADAADAAEAEGGEAPDAAGAGRGQSGPPPVTRSSGSPRTSGPATGASVPRTRESSESVRARR, from the coding sequence ATGCGCCGCCCTGTGTTCCGCCTCCCCTCCCGGCTCCCCGTGGACGGTTACATCCTGGCGCTGCTCGGGACCGTCGCCCTGGCGGCCCTGCTGCCCGCCCGCGGCCCCGCCGCCACCGTCGCCGACGGCGCCTCCACGGGCGCCGTCGCGCTGCTCTTCTTCCTCTACGGGGCGCGGCTCTCCACCCGGGAGGCGATGGACGGGCTGCGTCACTGGCGCCTCCATCTGACCACCCTGGCCTGCACCTTCGTGGTCTTCCCGGTGCTCGGCCTGGCCGCCCGCGGCCTGGTCCCGTACGTCCTGCCGCCGAACCTCTACACCGGCCTGCTGTTCCTGTGCCTGGTGCCGTCGACGGTCCAGTCGTCGATCGCGTTCACCTCCATAGCGCGCGGCAATGTGGCGGCGGCGATCTGCGCCGGGTCGTTCTCCAGCATCGTCGGGATCGTCGTCACGCCGCTGCTGGCCGCACTGGTGCTGCACGGCAACGGCGGCGGCTTCTCCGCGCACTCGCTCGTCTCGATCGTCTGCCAGCTGCTGCTGCCGTTCCTCGCGGGGCAGTTACTGCGGCGCTGGATGGCCGGGTTCCTCGTCCGCCGCAAGAAGGTCCTCGGTTTCGTGGACCGCGGTTCGATCCTGCTGGTCGTCTACGCCGCGTTCAGCGCCGGGATGGTCCAGGGCATCTGGCACCAGGTCTCCCCGCTGCGGCTGCTGTGCCTCCTGGGCGTGGAGGCGGTCCTGCTGGCGGCCATGCTGACCGTCACCTCGTACGGCTCGAAGCGGCTGGGCTTCCCGCGGGCGGACCGGATCGCGATCACCTTCGCCGGTTCGAAGAAGAGCCTGGCCGCCGGGCTCCCGATGGCCAGTGTCCTCTTCGGCGCCCAGGCCGGGCTGGCGGTGCTGCCGCTGATGCTGTTCCACCAGATGCAGTTGATGGTGTGCGCGGTGCTCGCGAAGCGGTATGCGGCAAGGGCGGATGCGGCAGATGCGGCGGAAGCGGAAGGGGGGGAGGCGCCGGACGCCGCCGGCGCCGGGCGGGGTCAGTCCGGTCCGCCCCCGGTCACCCGGTCCAGCGGGAGCCCGAGGACCAGCGGGCCGGCGACCGGGGCGTCGGTGCCCCGGACCCGGGAGAGCTCGGAGTCGGTCAGGGCCCGCCGGTAG
- a CDS encoding LysR family transcriptional regulator — protein sequence MFEPAQLRTFLAVAQTLSFTQAAHRLGLRQSTVSQHVRKLEEAAGRRLFARDTHAVELTEDGEAMLGFARTILEANERATSFFAGTRLRGRLRFGASEDFVLTRLPEVLEGFRRDHPEVDLELTVELSGTLHELLAAGRLDLVLAKRRPEESRGRLVWRDRLVWVGTDRLRLDPQQPVPLVVFPPPAVTRTRALEALERHGREWRITCTSGSLNGLIAATRAGLGVMAHSLGMLPPGLVRIPPRAGLPELGGVDFVLLHGQRAGAARGPAEALAEAILAGGDRLHLPQGLP from the coding sequence GTGTTCGAGCCCGCGCAGCTGCGCACCTTCCTCGCCGTGGCGCAGACGCTGAGCTTCACCCAGGCCGCGCACCGACTCGGGCTGCGGCAGTCGACGGTGAGCCAGCACGTGCGGAAGCTGGAGGAGGCCGCCGGGCGGCGGCTGTTCGCCCGGGATACCCATGCCGTGGAACTCACCGAGGACGGCGAGGCGATGCTCGGCTTCGCGCGCACCATTCTGGAGGCCAACGAGCGGGCCACGAGCTTCTTCGCCGGGACCCGGCTGCGCGGGCGGCTCCGCTTCGGCGCCTCCGAGGACTTCGTGCTGACGCGCCTGCCGGAGGTGCTCGAAGGGTTCCGGCGCGACCACCCCGAGGTCGATCTGGAGCTGACCGTGGAGCTGTCCGGCACGCTGCACGAGCTGCTGGCGGCCGGTCGGCTGGACCTCGTACTGGCCAAGCGCCGGCCGGAGGAGTCGCGCGGGCGGCTGGTGTGGCGGGACCGGCTGGTGTGGGTGGGCACCGACCGGCTGCGGCTGGATCCGCAGCAGCCGGTCCCGCTGGTCGTTTTCCCGCCACCCGCGGTGACCCGGACCCGTGCGCTGGAGGCGCTGGAGCGCCACGGCCGGGAGTGGCGGATCACCTGCACCAGCGGCAGCCTGAACGGACTGATCGCGGCGACCCGGGCGGGCCTGGGCGTCATGGCGCACTCCCTGGGGATGCTCCCGCCCGGCCTGGTCCGGATACCGCCGCGCGCGGGGCTGCCGGAGCTGGGCGGGGTGGACTTCGTCCTGCTGCACGGGCAGCGCGCCGGCGCCGCCCGCGGTCCGGCGGAGGCCCTGGCCGAGGCGATCCTGGCGGGCGGCGACCGGCTGCACCTCCCCCAGGGGCTGCCGTAG
- a CDS encoding aldo/keto reductase produces MSTVPSITLNNDLAMPQLGYGVWQIPDDDAFTAVGRALEAGYRSIDTAAIYGNEEGTGKALAASGIAREELFVTTKLWNSEQGYDSTLRAFDASLAKLGLEYVDLYLIHWPLPARDTYVDTYKAFEKIYADGRAKAIGVSNFQPAHLERLLGETSVVPAVNQIELHPQLQQAESRAFHAEHGIATEAWSPLGQGKSLLADPTIAKIAEKHGRTPAQVVLRWHLQVGNIVIPKSATPSRIRENFDVFGFALDDADLAAVAGLDSGNRLGPDPATFDMA; encoded by the coding sequence GTGAGCACGGTTCCGTCCATCACGCTCAACAACGACCTCGCGATGCCCCAGCTCGGTTACGGCGTCTGGCAGATCCCCGACGACGACGCGTTCACGGCCGTCGGGCGCGCCCTGGAGGCCGGGTACCGCAGCATCGACACCGCGGCGATCTACGGCAACGAAGAGGGCACCGGAAAGGCTCTCGCCGCCTCGGGCATCGCCCGCGAGGAGCTCTTCGTCACGACCAAGCTCTGGAATTCGGAGCAGGGCTACGACTCCACCCTCCGCGCCTTCGACGCCTCACTGGCCAAGCTCGGCCTGGAGTACGTCGACCTGTACCTGATCCACTGGCCGCTCCCGGCCCGGGACACGTACGTCGACACGTACAAGGCGTTCGAGAAGATCTACGCGGACGGCCGCGCCAAGGCCATCGGCGTCTCCAACTTCCAGCCCGCCCACCTGGAGCGGCTGCTGGGCGAGACCTCGGTCGTCCCGGCCGTCAACCAGATCGAGCTGCACCCGCAGCTCCAGCAGGCCGAGTCCCGCGCGTTCCACGCCGAGCACGGCATCGCCACCGAGGCCTGGTCGCCGCTCGGCCAGGGCAAGAGCCTCCTGGCCGACCCGACCATCGCCAAGATCGCCGAGAAGCACGGCAGGACCCCCGCCCAGGTGGTCCTGCGCTGGCACCTCCAGGTCGGCAACATCGTCATCCCCAAGTCCGCCACCCCGTCGCGGATCCGGGAGAACTTCGACGTCTTCGGGTTCGCGCTGGACGACGCGGACCTGGCAGCCGTCGCCGGCCTGGACTCGGGCAACCGCCTCGGCCCGGACCCGGCCACGTTCGACATGGCGTGA